In one window of Flavobacterium ginsengisoli DNA:
- a CDS encoding alpha-isopropylmalate synthase regulatory domain-containing protein has translation MEKRKIEIMDTTLRDGEQTSGVSFSAAEKLTIAQLLLEELNIDRIEIASARVSEGEFQAVKGITSWAEERGYIDRIEVLTFVDGGVSIDWMKKAGAKVQNLLTKGSMNHLTHQLKKTPEQHFSEIAHIISLAKENNIETNVYLEDWSNGMRNSPDYVFQFLDFLATQPIKRVLLPDTLGVLIPSLTFEFISKIRAKYPNIHFDFHAHNDYDLSVANVMEAIKAGINGLHVTVNGMGERAGNAPLESTVAVINDYMPEVNIGIKETSLYSVSKLVETFTGYRIPANKPIVGDNVFTQTAGIHADGDNKNNLYFNDLLPERFGRKRKYALGKTSGKANIEKNLQELGLKLNNEDLKLVTQRIIELGDKKETVTKEDLPYIISDVLDSHTYEEKITINSYMLVHSKGMRPSTTLSLNLNGEIIEENAQGDGQFDAFMNALSKIYKSKKLTLPKLIDYAVRIPPGSSSDALCETIITWVNNGKEFKTRGLDSDQTVAAIIATQKMLNIIT, from the coding sequence ATGGAAAAAAGAAAAATTGAAATAATGGATACGACGCTTCGTGATGGTGAACAAACATCGGGAGTTTCATTTTCTGCTGCAGAAAAACTAACCATTGCGCAATTGTTGTTGGAGGAATTAAATATTGATAGAATCGAAATTGCTTCTGCCCGCGTGAGCGAAGGAGAATTTCAGGCCGTAAAAGGCATTACTTCATGGGCCGAAGAACGCGGTTACATTGACAGAATCGAAGTTCTGACGTTTGTTGACGGTGGTGTTTCAATTGACTGGATGAAAAAAGCCGGTGCCAAAGTACAGAATTTATTGACCAAAGGTTCAATGAATCACTTAACACATCAATTAAAAAAAACTCCCGAACAGCATTTTTCTGAAATAGCTCACATCATTTCTTTAGCAAAAGAAAATAATATTGAAACCAATGTTTATCTGGAAGACTGGAGCAACGGAATGCGAAATTCACCAGATTATGTTTTTCAATTCTTGGATTTCTTAGCAACACAGCCAATTAAAAGAGTTTTACTTCCCGATACTTTAGGCGTTTTAATTCCGTCTCTAACTTTTGAGTTTATTTCAAAAATCAGAGCAAAATATCCAAACATTCATTTTGATTTCCACGCGCACAACGATTACGATTTAAGTGTTGCTAACGTTATGGAAGCGATAAAAGCCGGAATCAACGGACTTCACGTAACGGTAAACGGAATGGGAGAACGCGCTGGAAATGCACCTCTTGAAAGCACTGTTGCTGTTATCAATGATTATATGCCAGAAGTAAATATCGGCATTAAAGAAACTTCATTGTATTCTGTAAGTAAGCTGGTTGAAACTTTTACAGGTTATAGAATTCCTGCAAACAAACCAATTGTAGGCGATAACGTTTTTACTCAAACTGCCGGAATCCATGCTGACGGAGACAATAAAAACAATTTATATTTCAACGACCTTCTTCCGGAACGTTTTGGAAGAAAACGTAAATACGCTCTAGGAAAAACTTCTGGAAAAGCCAATATTGAAAAGAATCTTCAGGAGTTAGGTTTAAAACTAAACAACGAAGATTTAAAATTGGTTACCCAAAGAATTATTGAATTGGGCGACAAAAAAGAAACCGTAACCAAGGAAGATCTGCCATACATTATTTCTGATGTTTTGGACAGTCATACTTACGAAGAAAAAATCACCATAAATTCTTATATGCTGGTTCATTCTAAAGGAATGCGCCCATCTACGACCTTATCTCTAAATTTAAACGGAGAAATAATCGAAGAAAATGCACAAGGAGATGGTCAGTTTGATGCTTTTATGAATGCTTTATCGAAGATTTACAAAAGCAAAAAACTTACGCTTCCAAAATTAATCGATTATGCCGTGAGAATCCCGCCAGGAAGTAGTTCTGATGCGTTGTGCGAAACCATTATCACATGGGTTAACAACGGAAAAGAATTTAAAACCCGCGGATTAGATTCAGATCAAACCGTTGCAGCGATAATTGCAACACAGAAAATGTTGAATATAATTACATAG